AGCGAACGGGAAAGCATTGCCAGACATCTGGGCAGTCTGCGCACTCTGACTGCGGGTATGGATGCGATGCAGGATGCGGTGGCGCAGTTAACCGTATTGCAGCAACTTTCTGGCGGAAAGTAGTGCTGAGAAACGCCCTAAATTAAGGGCGTTTTTTTTTGCCCTAAAGCTTCGGCAATGCAGGCCGATAGTCAGTTAATTCCCGACTATGATGATGCGCCGAGGCAATGATGAAACTCATCTGTATCACTCTTTTGACCGCCAGCTGTGCGTTGATCACCGCCTGCGGTTCCAGCAGCAAACAGCCTGACAGCTTTACGTTTGTAAACCGTGCGGCGACGCAGTGCACTACGCAATTACAGATCGAAAACCAGTATGTCACCGGTAAAAAAACACTGGCGCCGATTTTCTATGTAAACCGTCAGTTTACTCAGACGGTGGAAAATAAAGGCGCAGAGTTCCATGTCCGCGCGATTCCTTATTTCGAAGCCAGCGCGCTGGATAAAGGATCACCGGGCAGCGCCTGGCGTACCTGTATGGCCCGCCGGGATGCGAAGATGGCATCGGCTTCGGTTAGCTGAATGTTGAAAAGGCGCGGAGCCGCACGGCCCTGCGCTTTACTCACTCTCCAGACGCTGGCGGCGGCGCAGATGGGGAAACAGTTTCATCCACACCGCCACCACCACCAGCGTGCCCACCCCACCTAATACCGCAGCGGGCACCGCACCCATTAATGCCGCCAGCAGACCCGACTCAAACTCACCCAGCTGGTTGGAGGTATTAATAAAGATGCCATTAACCGCATTGACGCGCCCGCGCATATCATCGGGCGTGTCCAGCTGCACCAGTGCGCCGCGGATCACCATACTGATCATATCGAACCCACCCAGCGCCGCCAGCGCCAGCATAGACAGCCATAACTGATTCGACAGGGCAAAAATTAGCGTAGCGACGCCAAAACCGGCTACCGAGCCAAACATAATCATGCCGACATTTTTTTCCAGTTTGTTACGGCTCAGCCAGATGCCAACCAGCAACGCGCCGACTGACGGTGCGCCGCGCAGCATCCCCAGCCCCCAGGGACCGGTATGCAAAATATCTTTGGCAAAAATCGGCAGCAGCGCGGTGGCGCCACCCAGCAGCACGGCAAACAGATCGAGTGAAATCACCCCCAGCACATCGCGACGGGCGCGAATAAAACCGATACCGGCAAACAGGCTTTTTAGCGTGGCGGGCAGACGTGGCTGCGGTGGTCGCTCGTAGCGAATACGGCTTATCATAATGATCGACAGCAGATAAAACGCAGCCGATACGCCATATACCACATCCGGTCCGGCAACATATAAAAAGCCGCCGATGGTCGGGCCTACGATCACCGCCGCCTGTCCCCCTACTGCATTGGCGGCCGTCGCGCGCGCCAGAATCCCCGGCGGCACCAGCGAAGGCAGCATTGACTGCATTGCCGGTCCTTCCAGCGCTTTCGCCAGCGCGATCAGAAACACCAGCCCCCAGAGCGCATTTTTATCTGACCACTGATAAACCGTCAGCAGGATCAGTGCTACCAGGGCACCCCACTCGAGGATCTGTCCGCATAACACAATACGACGACGATCGTACTGATCCGCCAGATGTCCGGCTGGTAACGCCAGCAGCACTGAAGGCAGAAATTGCATTAAGCCAATCATACCCAGCGCCATCGCGCTGTTGGTCAGGGCATAAATTTGCCAGCTGACCGCCACTGAAAACATCTGAAAGCCAAACGAAGAGCAGGTACGCGCCAGCCAGAAAGCGACAAACGAGCGGTGTCGCAGCAACGAACCATCAGTTGCTGTTGCAGGGGAAGCCATATTTTATCCTGTGAAGAGTGCAGCCATGATGCCCTGGGGCCGCATTTACATTTCGTAGCCTGGCTTTTTCACTAAGGTGTCCAGATGAGGTTTTAACAGCGGATCATAAACCTCGGTTTTCCACTGTTCTGGCGGGATTTCCGTCATTGCCACGGAGAGAGAACTGTCTTTGCTGCCGAAATGCTGTTTCAGCACATCGGCCATCGCTTCAGCGATAGCGCTTTTCTCTTCATCGCTCAGTTCTCGCGGGAAATATTTAATATCAATATGTGGCATTGTTTTCTCCAGTTCATATCAGGGTTACGCATCTTTTCTGACATTAGCATTACTGCGCCCCGGGCGTAATCTCCTTTGTGCGGTTCACCCTGTTTTACGCCATCAATGGCTAAACCAACCTGCTGATCTGACTAAAGTTGCCGCTAAATCTGCCGATAACTGTGTCGGTTTATTAGGTATTACCTTCTTCATCCACAATGGGTAACGCAGGGGAATAAATAATGATAACAAGTCTGGTATCCCGATTACGTAATAGCAGAATCTCGTACAAACTTTCTCTCGGCTTTGGTCTGGTGCTGTTGCTGGTGGCGCTGGCCACCGCCCTCAGTGTTGTAAGATTTAACGCCATCCGTCAGGTTTATGAAAAAACCAATCTGGTGTATGACATCAATATTGAGGTGTTTCAGGCTAAAATTAACCGCCTGAAATATCTTTATAACGGCGATGAGAAGTCCGGCAAGGTCATGGCCGATTTTGTTACCCACGCCTCGCAGTTAACGCAACAGGCAAATCAGCTCGACTGGGCTGGCGAGCAGAAGCAACTTATTAACGATATTGCCGGTCATCTCGACAGCTTTCAGCGCAGCATCACCGCGATGAGCGCCGCCACGCAAAAATTAACCGCCCTGCGCGCTCAGCTTAATAGCGACAACAGCAAAGATCTCTCCGCCAGTTATGCACTGTTAATTGGCACCCCGCTCGCCGACCAGGCGATTAGCAGCGCGCTGTTTACGCAGCTGCTGGCTATCAGTCAGATTCGCGAAGAAGCTTATGTGCTGACTTTTAGCGCCAGTGATGGATTACGCCAGTCGTTAAACAGTCACTTTGCCAGTGGTCAGCGTGCGATGGCAGGTCTGATGGCGCAACTGCCGGTTGAAAGCCAGCAGGCGCTGCAAAGTCTGTGGAATAATGCCGTCAGCTACAAACAGCTCAGTGAAGAGTATCAGGCCAGCTATACGCAGTTACGCGCAGCGGAAGATTTAGTGAAAACTGCGGGCGATAAGAGCAGCGCTTCGATTAAGCAAATCATGAGTCTGGTCAAAGCCGAAAACGACAACCTGACCTTTGGCTCCGCCAATATCATGTTAATGATGGGCGCGCTGGCGATCCTGTTTGGTATTCTGGTCGCCTGGTCTATCATCCGTCAGATTACCCGACCGGTGATGCAGAATCTGGCGCTGGCGGAGCGTATCGCCAGTGGCGATCTCAGTTCTGAATTTAATACCAACCGTACTGACGAATTAGGTCAGCTGACGGCGGCGATGGGCCGCATGAATCAGCGTCTGCGCAGTGTGATTGGCGATGTGCGTAACAGTGTGGTTACGGTCGCACACGCGTCC
This is a stretch of genomic DNA from Winslowiella toletana. It encodes these proteins:
- a CDS encoding methyl-accepting chemotaxis protein, whose translation is MITSLVSRLRNSRISYKLSLGFGLVLLLVALATALSVVRFNAIRQVYEKTNLVYDINIEVFQAKINRLKYLYNGDEKSGKVMADFVTHASQLTQQANQLDWAGEQKQLINDIAGHLDSFQRSITAMSAATQKLTALRAQLNSDNSKDLSASYALLIGTPLADQAISSALFTQLLAISQIREEAYVLTFSASDGLRQSLNSHFASGQRAMAGLMAQLPVESQQALQSLWNNAVSYKQLSEEYQASYTQLRAAEDLVKTAGDKSSASIKQIMSLVKAENDNLTFGSANIMLMMGALAILFGILVAWSIIRQITRPVMQNLALAERIASGDLSSEFNTNRTDELGQLTAAMGRMNQRLRSVIGDVRNSVVTVAHASSSINSGNTDLSTRTEQQAAAVVETAASMEQLTSTVKNNADNARHASQIAAQASKTAIDGGAAVRDVVKTMGDISASSKKIADITAVINSIAFQTNILALNAAVEAARAGEQGRGFAVVASEVRNLSQRSSQAAKDIAQLISESVTRIDTGNALVTRAGDTMENVVSAITRVNDIMGEISSASEEQSRGIEQIARAVGELDTTTQQNASLVSASSASANALEEQAVLLENLVNHFRLEKTA
- the pptA gene encoding tautomerase PptA; translated protein: MPHIDIKYFPRELSDEEKSAIAEAMADVLKQHFGSKDSSLSVAMTEIPPEQWKTEVYDPLLKPHLDTLVKKPGYEM
- a CDS encoding MFS transporter, whose translation is MASPATATDGSLLRHRSFVAFWLARTCSSFGFQMFSVAVSWQIYALTNSAMALGMIGLMQFLPSVLLALPAGHLADQYDRRRIVLCGQILEWGALVALILLTVYQWSDKNALWGLVFLIALAKALEGPAMQSMLPSLVPPGILARATAANAVGGQAAVIVGPTIGGFLYVAGPDVVYGVSAAFYLLSIIMISRIRYERPPQPRLPATLKSLFAGIGFIRARRDVLGVISLDLFAVLLGGATALLPIFAKDILHTGPWGLGMLRGAPSVGALLVGIWLSRNKLEKNVGMIMFGSVAGFGVATLIFALSNQLWLSMLALAALGGFDMISMVIRGALVQLDTPDDMRGRVNAVNGIFINTSNQLGEFESGLLAALMGAVPAAVLGGVGTLVVVAVWMKLFPHLRRRQRLESE